Proteins from a genomic interval of Chiloscyllium plagiosum isolate BGI_BamShark_2017 unplaced genomic scaffold, ASM401019v2 scaf_13144, whole genome shotgun sequence:
- the LOC122548205 gene encoding protein AMBP-like: MPVYYKYLGSQGRFKYIPVPDYDAYATAEIGLINYQEFGIVIYNMQIQGRKTKSVALYGRTRKLRKEIYEEFKEFVIKQGIPEMMVSFLPTEGSCSENDGI, encoded by the exons ATGCCAGTATATTATAAGTACCTGGGAAGTCAAGGACGGTTCAAATATATTCCTGTGCCAG attatGATGCTTATGCTACCGCTGAAATCGGTCTCATCAACTACCAGGAATTTGGGATTGTAATCTACAACATGCAGATACAAGGAAGAAAGACCAAGTCAGTGGCCTTGTACG GAAGGACAAGGAAACTTAGGAAGGAGATCTATGAAGAGTTTAAGGAGTTTGTGATCAAGCAAGGGATCCCAGAGATGATGGTCTCATTTCTGCCTACTGAAG GATCTTGCTCGGAGAACGATGGTATTTAG